The Nakaseomyces glabratus chromosome B, complete sequence genome includes the window CTCAAAGTCGCCACCTTATACTGATAAACTGATAACTTAAACATCTATAATGTCTTATAATACATCTGCAAAAAATTCCTCGATGAGCTAAAGTagtgaaaaataaaaatcaaaagctTAGCAGCGATGATCTAAGTTAAAGTAGCACAGACAATGGTATATTTTCAGCACGTAGGTATTAGTTGCCTGAGTAAATTGACACCGATATACTTCTGAACAGCTGGTATAAGGTTGCCTGGTCTGTGTTTTGTATGAGGCTGAGGTGACCATGGGTGAAGATATAGTTTTGGATCGTTTTTTAAAGTACAACCCTAAATATGGTCTATTTGGAATGAATGAGGATAACCATTCTCTGGTGATTAGGAGAACAAGTGATAATGTTGGAATTGTGAAGATAAATGTTCGGaatattgttcttttattGGATTATTTTTGGGATCCTATTGATGGTAAATATTTAGCGCTGTTTCTTAAGGATGGTAGTGTCAGGATATATGACATATTCAATGGTGGTAAGCTTATCTCTTTTCTTAGAGTCCTTCCCGTGGTCTTGGGATCCAATAAGCCCAGTTTAGACTGTTGTTTGTGGGATAGAATTATTATACCGAAGTCAGGATCCTCTGAATTGAGAATACCCAATAACGATCTTACAGAAAGCATGCCGACACTAGTCAAATTTGTGCAGGACGCAAAGCAGATTGATATTATACCTAATAGAAGCATCACAAAACTATGGAGATCAATTGGTAACAATGAGAAGAAGGTAGTAGATGTTCATCTAGGATACAGTTGTTCTAGCGCGCAGGTAACAATATTGATTAACGGTGAATACCTGATAGAAAAATCAGTTAGTGATATTAaccaaatacaaaaaaaaatacctATCAGTCTTAATAAGAAGGAATTTTGTGAAGCAATCTATGAGATACATTTTGATGATTATTCTAGATTACAAATTGACTTAACAGGTATTTTACTGAATGATGATAAATTGGATTTGATAGAAACACAAATTAAAATGACTAATCATTTCGATCTTATTAAAGATCATTTCAACTTGATAGAAAAATCGGTGCTAGCTCCATATTATGAATTTCTGGAAAGTATTGGTGGCATAAATGACTTGGATGTACTAGAAAGATTATTCTTGATCGGTGAGTTAGATACAAAACTTGGCAATTGGTTCAAAGAAActattaatgaaaaaaacCTAAAAAAGTGGTCTCGATTAGGAAACGAATTTTACTCCAATTTTAAGCAAGTTTTgattattgtttttgttcCAATATGTGAAAGACTGATGGTGTTGACTAACAGAATCAATGGAATGATAAAAGGTATCGATTTGCAAGAAAGCCAGGAAACTTCTTTATTGGATATTAGTGAATTGCAgtctttcttgaatttgGTACTAAAACTCTTAGCAGAAttaaatgaagatgagaCATATTTTAAACAGGATTTTCTTCCTTGGCTTACAGATAAAGTATATGAAAGCATTAACAATGAGTACAAAAGTGTATTTTTTAAGGCAGAATATGGCAATAATAAGAGAATTctaaatataataaaatattttgagGCTACAgtaattgaaattgattaTTCATTAAGAACACATTTAAACAAACttaaagatgaaaatgagaaAATAATCAATTTATTTCAGAAGTTTTCAAAAAGTAGCTTGAAAACATGTTTGTCGGAATTTGAAACCAAGTTGTTCGAACCCAAAAAGGCTGTAAAATTACTAGCTTGTGAAAAAATATGCAACGATGTTTGTAATTATGTGCAGGTGCTAATGTCTAAAGATTATATTCTGGAAATATTATTGGTAGACGCCGTTACAGGTACTGTTTTGTTGTCggaaaaatataatagtaTCCAGAACCCGTTTGGTTACGAAATAACATTAGATAATATCATATCATGTACGTTAGTGGGCACCGAAAAGGTAAATAAAGATGATACATACATGCAAGACATTCTTGCGGGAGGAAATTCATTGGTTcaagaaaatgataataaaatagaGATATATGCAGTGTTTGGAACAGCACTGGATGTTGATATTGAGAACATAATTCAGGTAAAGCTTCATCCGCCTAAAAtatcattgaaattaaGAACCGCTTAGCATTTATTATATGAAGAATCAGAGATATCTGATTTCACTTAATTGTAGTTGCTTTTGGCAAACACAATGATAGTAATGATTAGGCTATGGTAAAAATCAAACcgatatttttctttcgGTTGATTCGGTAGGGACATAAGATCTCGATGTAGCACTAAATAGCAAGAATTAATAACGAAATATAAGTACCGTTTTActtaaaaacaaattagTATTGTGTTGGTACCATTTTTATCTGTTGCTATCATTAATGGTAAAATGTCAATATGCTCTGTAATATTGCTGAGACATATTTCTCGAGAAATGTCACCAACCAACGAACAAAGGAATTTTTGACCAATGAGAAGGCGATCCTTGATATTAATTGTTTAATTCGAATAATGTAAAAGAAGTGTCTATTGAACAGAGGCAGTGCACTAGATTGCTGTGGGTTCATTGTTATCGAGTTGCACTATTGCACTATACGTATATTAATGAGGTCTCGCTGCCTCTCCCCGCAATCCCCCActctcttcctctttatTTCCGTACCAAAGACAAAGCAAATTATAGCACATTTAGCCATCTTCGATAATTTGTGAAGACAATGGAAGTTTACCTAAGGATCCTCACAAGACTTTGTCATTGTAGATGTAAGGGCACGGATTGTTCCCTTGTGTTGCCCCGTAAAGCAATCTCTCTGAGTAATCCCCTCCCTTGTAATTGTCCCtttgtcttcttcaattggttTTGCAGCCAGTATACCCTGTGGTAAGGATAGGAAGGGCAATCTTTCCCCTTTGACCTCTCTTCCCATTATCTCTAGTCTACATTAGCAGTGGTGCATACAATGGCAGTATCGGTTATAATGGGGAGCTCCTTTTGTAGTTGACTTGCTTTGTTGGCAGAGCCATGGACCAATCCCATTCATCGAAATAgcaataatgaaattgctACTGTAGGACAAAAAGAAGTGCTAGGGTGGGTGAATTGCTATTAATCCACCTTATGCACTACTATTGATAACTGTAGGAAGGGGTTGAGACAAACACCTATTCGATTTGCACAGCCTATTGCATTTTAGTATTTCCTGATTGCTATTCTAGCGACAGGTATCATCCTCTGACAGAAATCAAGTTTCGAAGgtatatataaagaagaaaatgtaGACACTTCCTGTTAAGTTTTCGAATTTGTAAAGACTTTCCTTCTTCGATCTTTTATGGTTTTTTCGATATTATTTAGATACTTGCAAGCcatcaaataatattacaattaaATCACCACTTAAAAATGTTTAGATCAGTCGGAATTAACAGAATGAGATATGTCATGAACTCTAGTATGACAAGATCGTTGTCTTCTACTGCAAGGACACAAGCTCAAGGCCGTATTGGTCCTTCTTGGACTATTGctgaaataaaaagattaaCACCTACACTTATTGGCTGGGCGTCATTTCTAACAGTTACTTTAGGCTGGCCATTTGGTATTTACTTCTGGAAAAAGCCAAACTAAAGGATTTAAACAAAATAGAATAGTAATAAATTATAACAGCGTTTCAATATTCATTCCAACTATAGAAGGACGAGACTGGGTTAAATTTTTGAATCTCAAAGGGCATACatgttttttgttgatgCTCACGTCCTCCCCAGCCCCATGTACTATTTAACATTCTTTAGGTTAGgttaatatattttcagTATAACTAAACTGCATtagaataaataaaatttaattaatattcaaCATATAACgttttcaaatcaaaacaTTGTTCGATTGTTGATAGGTGAAAGAGGATAATATACGTCCAATTATTATGAAGAATGTTTAGGCCTTTTGTTTCATTAGTTGGAGTCGAGTTAATCATAAAAAGATGATAATGCATTTCGTATAATTCCcttttaatatatttcgCCGAGAGTATTATGCATATATAAGGTTACATTTGCGGCCCGAGCAACATAATTTCTTATTTTGAgaatttaatttttataaGATGAAATAACAAGTATGTCGTATGCAGCAAATtatgtttcttttcctGATGGACGGGCTTTTGGTCCCCAGTTCTTGGTTGGGTTTTCCTGGTATCTAACaatttttagttttcttAACTTTTCAATGCTACCACTGGTTTCATTAGGTGCAAATGAAAGTTTTTCACCATATAATTGGTCGTAATGTTCTTTGTTATCTTCTAGgtatttcaaaattctgTATCCAATACCCTTTTCCGGCATATCTTCTAAGTTTCTGCCTTGATAGTCCTCTTTGTTCTCATGACATTTTTTCATCACATACCAGATTGCATCCCATGGAGCATTAGTCTTAATTGTAGATGGTTGAGCATGAGTCAGAGAGCATTCAAATCCAAGGGAACCTAACCCAGCAGCAATGGTTTTCAAAGCTGGAACCTGTAGCTTAATTAATGAAGATAATGTGTTCGGActgaaataaaattgtGATCCGTCATGATTCAGTTCGTTCTTGGCCAACGTTAGCATACCTTTAATTCTCTCCTTTGTGCCATAAACGGtatctttctctttgaaTCTTTTTTCGTTAATCTTTAGTACTTCCTCAATAAATTCATGGTTATGAAGTGGACCTGCGTACATTGGGCCAGCTAGAAGGCTTGTTCCACCACAGAATTGACACTTGGAGTCAATTGGTGGTCCTTGAGCAACAGAAAATTTGGTAATTGTCTGCTGCTTCTTTTTTCTACTCTGTTTATCAACTTTCCTTCCCAATTTTTGATTTGCAAAAGAACCGCATTGAGAACAATGGTATGTAATCATTGTGTTAGACTGCAGTTCTTTGACCTTGATTGGGCTTGTCTTCACTTTAACAAAAACACGAACGTAGAAGTCAATACTCAAGGAAAGCAATGGCTCAACGTGCTTTTTGTATTTAGCGGCGCTTTGATTAAGTAAGTTCAACACTAAACGCAACGCACTTTCATGTGTAGCATCATGGGAAACCATATTGACACCACCATAAAGAGCAAAGCACTTCTCTGGGTAACCATTACCTGCCAGAACAGAGAGATCAGTGCATGTCACTAGCATTAGGCcgtcttcttcaattgattgCAAAGCGGCATCGATAAATGGGGTAACAGTACCATATGGATCAAGATCAATCACATGGTACTTCTTATTATCAGACTTGTTTCTGTACATCAGGACATTAGCATCATCTTGGTTAGCAGTTACAATATCTTGCACGCCATTGTAATCAATATTCCTTTGAATGGATTTCACTGCTGCAGGCAGCAGATCATTGGCGATGATCTCTTTGACATGCGGGATCTCCTTAGCATACCTGATGGCTCTTAGTCCTGTGGCGGACAAGGCTTCCAGTATCGTGATGTATCTGTGCTCCTCGTCCTTGGGATCCAGTTTACGTCTCTTGGCTTCGGGTTCCGATGATGTCCTCTTCCTCTGGCGGTGACTCTTCAACTTACTTCCGTACAGATGATCCCACGCCTGTATGCAAGTGACACTCAGGTCTCTGTTGAACTGCTGGATCGGGTTGTAGAACACTTCCTCTTGCTTAGGGAACAGTATGTCGGCTTTACCCTCGGTAACAATGGTGAAATCACTTGGATCAACGGCCACTGCTGGCAATTGACCTTTGAAAAGGTTGTTGCGCACCTTGGAAAAGGCAGCCTTCAACATAGCAGACATGGTTGCGACAGTTTGGGTGGCTCTGGTCTGAATCGCTCGCAGTTGGCCAGCATACTCTCTTATAaagagctcatcgcagcaatttttcaaatccCGATGCCCTTCGAAGtttgcaaaaaattgaaaaattttctataCAAGGACTCACAACTTGTATGGCTAAGTGTGTTGGCATCGGCAGCATCCGCAGTATCCGCAGCTACATTGGCACAGCACTGCATTGGCGCTGGTACTTAAACTACTCGAACCCCCAAGAGACCACACTTGAATTGCCAGTGGTGCTTACTATCTAAGCCCGCCGCGCCAGACAACTCGATGGGAATCGCATATATAGAACAAGTTATTTAGTGGTAGCTATTAATTTGTAGTCAGACGATATCCATTGTctaaatgaaaaatgaCTAGACAGCAAAACTGGATATGTGTTGTGTCCAACAGTCATTTTGTATTGGTTCTCTTTCTTGCGTAACGCGTTGTTTGAAATTTCtaggaaattgaaaagagtaGTAACAACTATTAAGGATTGGGAGGTAGAACTGGGGTCAATTGTATACTTTTTGAGTTGGCTACACGGGTATAAGGAACCAGAACAGAGTTTATAGAGATACAGCGATGCCACCAAAGGGCTGGAGAAAGGATGCGCAAGGTAACTATCCCACCACTTCTTATATGAAGGAGCAAGAGAATGTGACGATGCAGGATCTGTTATTCCCCAGGAGTGTGATCATGGCGCTGGCTAAGGAAGTACCTGAGATGCAGCAGCAACAGGTGCAGGTGCAGGCGGCAGAGAAAGGTGAGCCTGTGGAGAAGACGCCCGCCAAGAAGCTGGTTGTCACCAAGGATGCGTCGATGGCGCTGCAACACAGCGCCACAGTGTTTGTGAACCACCTGCTGATGTACGCCAGAGAACTAGCCAAGGAGCAAGACCGCCGCAGTTGCAACGTCGACGATATACTCAATGCTCTGGAGCACATGGGCCACCCGGGCTTGAAACCGCTCGTCGCCAACAGACTAGATGACTACCAGGAGGCGCTAGAGTGGAAGAAACAACTGAAAGCACAGCTACAGATACTGAACGGAGAAGCCGAGGAGGAGCCCAACGAGCTGGGCACATACGACCACGACAACGAGACGgacgatgaagaaataAGAGACGAGCCTGAAAAGAAGCTGAAAGTAGAACCCTAGTGCAAAATAAGCCTATCTCCTTTAAGGAACAAGGAAATAACTGTATAATAGCTATAGAACTAATCTGTAAACACTTATAAAGGCCACTACACACCTTCCATCGCAAGTATGGCGttattttaataatatgGCGTTATACTGACATAGCGTTATAAGTCACATGTCTAACAATGTCCTCAAAATTCTATATATAAGAAGCAAGAATGCTAGTCTCTAGAGCAGAGAGGGCTTGGATAATGTCCACAGATGGGTTTGTCCTCGCAAGAAGTTCATGAAACAAATATTCAGAAGTCAGTCTGGCTCTTTCACCCCCGCATTCCCTTTTCAACGCTTCACTTTTCCTTTCTGAATCCCATTGGGAATTGCTCATTGGAAGGGGGGGTGTTCGCTGTTGATGATTATTGCTTGCAGCTAAATTTAAGGGTCCTATTAGTGTGTAACAAGTTATTAGCATTACATCGACTTTCGAAATCCACAGTATATATATCTTCGAATCCTGATCTCTATATAGCGAACGTTTGCCAGAACAGTTGGCAGCAATAAAGACCGCAGTGAAGCTGAACCAGGGAAAAACCTTATGGCTAGCTcacaatttcttttgaaaggATGTATGGAGCTGTTTTAATGGATTCAGATACTAGAAACAATGAAGGCAAGAGTGGCAGGAGGCGGGACTCTGTGTCCACGACGCCCAGGATGTTCAGCACCAATACGGAGCAGACTGGAGCGCAGATCGACACTGCCCGGGAGAAGCATTCCAAGAGCTCGCAGCCCAGGGTGTTCCACAGGAAGTCGCTGAGTGGTTGGGACTTCATGGAGACTGTAGGGGCTGGCTCTATGGGTAAAGTGAAGCTGGCTAAGAATAAGAACAGCAACGAGGTTTGTGCTATAAAGATAGTTCACCGCGCTACAAAAGCGTATATGCACAAGGCGCAGCAGTTACCACCACCAGCAGATGAGAATGAGGCAAAGGAAAGGCAGAAGCGGCTGAATAAAGAGATATCCAGGGATAAGAGGACCGTTAGAGAAGCTTCATTGGGTCAAATACTGTTTCATCCCAATGTTTGTAAGCTATACGAAATGCAAACGCTATCTAATCATTACTATATgttttttgaattcatATCTGGAGGACAACTACTGGATTATATTATTCAGCATGGCTCCTTGAAGGAGAATCATGCCAGGAAAGTTTCTAGAGGAATATTAAGCGCTCTTCAGTACTTGCATGCTAATAACATTGTGCATCGGGACTTGAAGATAGAAAATATCATGCTCTCCAAGACGGGTGAAATTAAATTGATTGACTTTGGGCTCTCTAATATGTATGATCCTAGGAAAAGTCTGCAGACATTCTGTGGCTCACTTTATTTTGCAGCTCCCGAGTTATTGAAAGCACATCCCTATTTGGGACCAGAGGTTGATGTTTGGTCTTTTGGGGTAGTATTATATGTCTTAGTATGCGGGAAAGTTCCATTCGATGACGAAAATTCAAGTGCACTTCAtgaaaagatcaaaaagGGGAAAGTCACATATCCTCAGTTTCTATCAATTGATGTAATCTCattactttcaaaaatattggtGGTTGATCCACAGAAGAGGGCTACTTTGCAACAGGTTGTAAATCACCAGTGGATGTTGAAAGGATATGATTTCCCACCACAGTCTTACCTACCAAGAAGGGTTCCTTTAACAGTGGATGATATTAACATTGATGTAATTAAGGAAATGTACAGatttgaatttgttgaGAGTATTGACGCAGCATACAAAACtattattgatataataACCGAGCCCGAATACAAACAATTGGCTGATCAATATTGGGAATTGGCAGACAAGTCATCTTTCTCTGAAGATTCAAAGTTTTTTACAGATGACTTCAAAGACCCTACACAGGCATATCATCCATTGATTTCCTTATATTACTTAACCTTCGAGAAGATGCAACGTGATgcaaagaaagagaataaaGATTGGCTATCTACCAAGAGTTCTGAGATAACAAATTCTGATGTTGGGTTAAACaaagaatataaatttaCTCCCAAGAAGATGGAAAGCATTCAGAAAGAGCCTAGCCCTTCGGAACTTTTAGAGGAACAGGGCAACGTTACACCAGAAGACATATCTCCTCAGATATCAAATGATAAAGAACAGTCTCCCATTGCAGGTCAAAGTGGCTCAAAGGCTCCTAGGTCAAGTATTAAGGCTTTAACAAACAGAGCAGATCAATCAGCGCAAGTTGGAAAAAATGCAGGTATTAGTCCAAAACCTTCGGTAGAAAACACAGAAAAATCAGGATTTACAAACATATTCAGGAGATTTTCCCAACGGCACCAACGTCCAtctaatattaataatagcATTGCCAGCAAGAACAATAATATTCGCACACACACTAGAGCTGTATCAGATTATATGTCAGTTGCTCCAAATGAACTTCAAAAGCCAGTGGAAATTGTCAGTCAAAACTTACCAGATCTACCTACAGATGCAAAATTGATTATAGAAAAGACTAGGAATAGCTCAAAGAATAAGAGCGACGAAAATGAAACCTTACAACCAGTGCCACACGCCAAGGGGAAAAAACTGCATCCAACTGCAAGAGCTAAATCTGTTGGTCATGCTAGAAGAGAATCTCTAAATTTCACAAGGCCCGCTGTGGTTCCACCAAATATGGCTGATATAGAAGAAGTGGTTGATACAGGATTTCTGCAAACGccagatgaagaaaaattggTTAAAGATAAAGCATTTGGAGAAGCTTTATCTAATACAATCGTTGAAGATCTAACAGATGATGAGATTTTAAAGGAGGCATCAAAGGCTCCACCGGGGAGCATGCCATCTATTGATTATCCACGTAccttatttttgaaaggaTTCTTTTCTGTCCAAACTACTTCCTCT containing:
- the TRM1 gene encoding tRNA (guanine26-N2)-dimethyltransferase (CAGL0B01881g~Ortholog(s) have tRNA (guanine-N2-)-methyltransferase activity, role in tRNA N2-guanine methylation and mitochondrion, nuclear inner membrane localization), with translation MSAMLKAAFSKVRNNLFKGQLPAVAVDPSDFTIVTEGKADILFPKQEEVFYNPIQQFNRDLSVTCIQAWDHLYGSKLKSHRQRKRTSSEPEAKRRKLDPKDEEHRYITILEALSATGLRAIRYAKEIPHVKEIIANDLLPAAVKSIQRNIDYNGVQDIVTANQDDANVLMYRNKSDNKKYHVIDLDPYGTVTPFIDAALQSIEEDGLMLVTCTDLSVLAGNGYPEKCFALYGGVNMVSHDATHESALRLVLNLLNQSAAKYKKHVEPLLSLSIDFYVRVFVKVKTSPIKVKELQSNTMITYHCSQCGSFANQKLGRKVDKQSRKKKQQTITKFSVAQGPPIDSKCQFCGGTSLLAGPMYAGPLHNHEFIEEVLKINEKRFKEKDTVYGTKERIKGMLTLAKNELNHDGSQFYFSPNTLSSLIKLQVPALKTIAAGLGSLGFECSLTHAQPSTIKTNAPWDAIWYVMKKCHENKEDYQGRNLEDMPEKGIGYRILKYLEDNKEHYDQLYGEKLSFAPNETSGSIEKLRKLKIVRYQENPTKNWGPKARPSGKET
- the APC4 gene encoding anaphase promoting complex subunit 4 (CAGL0B01859g~Ortholog(s) have ubiquitin-protein transferase activity, role in anaphase-promoting complex-dependent catabolic process, protein ubiquitination and anaphase-promoting complex, nuclear periphery localization), whose amino-acid sequence is MGEDIVLDRFLKYNPKYGLFGMNEDNHSLVIRRTSDNVGIVKINVRNIVLLLDYFWDPIDGKYLALFLKDGSVRIYDIFNGGKLISFLRVLPVVLGSNKPSLDCCLWDRIIIPKSGSSELRIPNNDLTESMPTLVKFVQDAKQIDIIPNRSITKLWRSIGNNEKKVVDVHLGYSCSSAQVTILINGEYLIEKSVSDINQIQKKIPISLNKKEFCEAIYEIHFDDYSRLQIDLTGILLNDDKLDLIETQIKMTNHFDLIKDHFNLIEKSVLAPYYEFLESIGGINDLDVLERLFLIGELDTKLGNWFKETINEKNLKKWSRLGNEFYSNFKQVLIIVFVPICERLMVLTNRINGMIKGIDLQESQETSLLDISELQSFLNLVLKLLAELNEDETYFKQDFLPWLTDKVYESINNEYKSVFFKAEYGNNKRILNIIKYFEATVIEIDYSLRTHLNKLKDENEKIINLFQKFSKSSLKTCLSEFETKLFEPKKAVKLLACEKICNDVCNYVQVLMSKDYILEILLVDAVTGTVLLSEKYNSIQNPFGYEITLDNIISCTLVGTEKVNKDDTYMQDILAGGNSLVQENDNKIEIYAVFGTALDVDIENIIQVKLHPPKISLKLRTA
- the KIN1 gene encoding serine/threonine protein kinase KIN1 (CAGL0B01925g~Ortholog(s) have protein serine/threonine kinase activity, role in exocytosis, protein autophosphorylation and cytoplasmic side of plasma membrane localization) translates to MYGAVLMDSDTRNNEGKSGRRRDSVSTTPRMFSTNTEQTGAQIDTAREKHSKSSQPRVFHRKSLSGWDFMETVGAGSMGKVKLAKNKNSNEVCAIKIVHRATKAYMHKAQQLPPPADENEAKERQKRLNKEISRDKRTVREASLGQILFHPNVCKLYEMQTLSNHYYMFFEFISGGQLLDYIIQHGSLKENHARKVSRGILSALQYLHANNIVHRDLKIENIMLSKTGEIKLIDFGLSNMYDPRKSLQTFCGSLYFAAPELLKAHPYLGPEVDVWSFGVVLYVLVCGKVPFDDENSSALHEKIKKGKVTYPQFLSIDVISLLSKILVVDPQKRATLQQVVNHQWMLKGYDFPPQSYLPRRVPLTVDDINIDVIKEMYRFEFVESIDAAYKTIIDIITEPEYKQLADQYWELADKSSFSEDSKFFTDDFKDPTQAYHPLISLYYLTFEKMQRDAKKENKDWLSTKSSEITNSDVGLNKEYKFTPKKMESIQKEPSPSELLEEQGNVTPEDISPQISNDKEQSPIAGQSGSKAPRSSIKALTNRADQSAQVGKNAGISPKPSVENTEKSGFTNIFRRFSQRHQRPSNINNSIASKNNNIRTHTRAVSDYMSVAPNELQKPVEIVSQNLPDLPTDAKLIIEKTRNSSKNKSDENETLQPVPHAKGKKLHPTARAKSVGHARRESLNFTRPAVVPPNMADIEEVVDTGFLQTPDEEKLVKDKAFGEALSNTIVEDLTDDEILKEASKAPPGSMPSIDYPRTLFLKGFFSVQTTSSKPLPIVRYKIISVLKKHNIEFVEVKGGFVCSKSPTVTILNTKTAPEKVDVYSGYDNDDTPDWSSQQSPKSMNDARLVFSDLDKSSNPHLTEGHSNSSLNDFENDNLSVGGKGDYLDNIQGPRAKVMDRAPIKFEIHIVRVRIVGLAGIHFKKLSGNTWMYKELATRILHDLKL
- the DPB4 gene encoding DNA polymerase epsilon noncatalytic subunit (CAGL0B01903g~Ortholog(s) have DNA-directed DNA polymerase activity, double-stranded DNA binding, nucleosomal DNA binding, single-stranded DNA binding activity); this translates as MPPKGWRKDAQGNYPTTSYMKEQENVTMQDLLFPRSVIMALAKEVPEMQQQQVQVQAAEKGEPVEKTPAKKLVVTKDASMALQHSATVFVNHLLMYARELAKEQDRRSCNVDDILNALEHMGHPGLKPLVANRLDDYQEALEWKKQLKAQLQILNGEAEEEPNELGTYDHDNETDDEEIRDEPEKKLKVEP
- the COX26 gene encoding Cox26p (CAGL0B01875g~Ortholog(s) have mitochondrial respiratory chain complex IV, mitochondrial respiratory chain supercomplex localization), yielding MFRSVGINRMRYVMNSSMTRSLSSTARTQAQGRIGPSWTIAEIKRLTPTLIGWASFLTVTLGWPFGIYFWKKPN